CATGctaacaactttcatatatttatttgacaaGGGAAGTTCAGATTGTCAGACTTgttcatatattttcataagaaATGCTACCCTCAGCCACAAGCTGTTGCTTACATTGCAAAAGTTTCTTGCCGTTATTGAGACATGATATCCATGATAAACGTTGCAGAAAGGAGCTATTCGAATGGAACATGATTGCATCCCGGATGAACACTATGTGCAGACATTATTTTCTGTAAGGCTTGTTATTGCTAATATCGATTTGCAAGCTAGAGCTGACATGATCATAACATCAATTTATAGTATTTCTCATTCTTTTAATATTCTAGATCAATGGTCTTGAAAATGAACTGGAAAGAAGAACTTTGACCTATACATCATGGAACCAGTCATCAGATCCTAAAGATAAAATGACTTGGCATCCAATGACATTTGAATACGAGACAGCAAGTCCTGAGCAAATCAATTCGATAAAGGTAATCTCTGCAGATTTTGTTTTGGcaaatcttctttttttattggCTTGTGAATGCTTAAAAATGGTCTAGCGTTTTATCTCTGTCTTTTTGCCTCCCAATTTGCAGATCACACAGGAAATTCAACTTAGATACTGTAATGTATTACCTTTTATTTGTCCTGAATAAATAAGCAATCTACTCAACATTTACCTGCATAGTAGAGGTCCTTTCCAGTTTGCGAGTTCAAACCTTTGTTGCAAGGAAAGTGTTTCCATGTTTATGTTTTAAGACTGGTTTCCCTGGCTTAGATAGTACCTGATGGTAAATTCCATCCTGTCAACAGAAAAGCTCTCTGATTGGCTTCTCAAGACAGACACCTCGTCCTGTAGTACAGGATCTCAACCTCATGTGGTGTATTATTTCTGTTAATTGATTCTCACAAAGTTTGTTTACACTTTGCAGGGCATCGATCATGTGAATTATCAGATGGAGCGCAGAACTGAGTGGTGCCAATGCAATGCCACGTCCGTTCCATGTTTTCTATTTGCCAGGAAGTTCTCCTATAGTGCAGCCATGCATCTATTAGAGGATGGGACGGTCGGTCCACTAAAATCTGCTCTATTGGCTTAACtattaacaaaattttggtcATACGAGTTCTCGTTTTTAGTTTATAGTCCATCAGCACCATTAGGTTCAGTATCATCTGCAGCTGAATCTGCGGGGTCATCCGAGTACCATAGTGTATTGGTAGTGTTCAGATTTGTGCATAGACCACTACTGGGAAAGAAGAGGTTTGATGTACAGAGCATCAGTTTTGAAACTTGTCAGCTCGGCTACATTTCGACATATGGAGGAAGGATCAGTATCTTGTGAGGAATGATGAAGCATGCTCAACCCTTCTCCCAAATGGTGTTTACATACTGATTACAGGATAGGAAAGCTGTAACAATATATTGATAAATGATCATATAGACATTAACCAAATTTATAGAGGAAAAGAAGTATGATTGTTATTCCATTCCTccgcaagaaaaaaaacccaagCAAGTTCTTAATCTCATAGTATTATTCAACTTATGCAAACGGGGAATAAATATGTACTCGCCAAGCCTTCAGCACACTGATTAATGGTTATGTTGTCCAATGTGAAATATCCTGCTAGCCACATGATCCGTGGGTCGTAACAAGAAACTATGTTTCAACGCGTTCCTCGTAGCAAAGTTCCATAAGCTAGAAACTAATCAGACTCGAACCTATGCTAGACACCTTCGCATGCCAAGATACCAGCCCAGGGGCAAACcagctaaaaattttatcggGTTCATCTCCTCGCAGAGCAAGGTGAGCCATGATTGAGACAATGTTGAAGATTTAGGAATTTCGTCGAGATCAGCTGAACTCGATGAATAAGGCAAGCTCCTCTGTGCCAGCCGTGTTCTACTTACTCCTCTTGTAGATCCTGTGCAGAAAAGATTTTAAAACTTCTCGTACTGCTTCTTTCGGTTGCGCTTCAATGGCTGAGATCAGGCTTCCATAGCTCTCCTTTTCATACTCAGAAAACACCCGCtgaaagaaaagatcaaaCCATATCACGCATGGTAAATGAATTTCTCATGGCAGGAAAGCATGCGGTAACTGTTAGAAAGAGAAACGAGTAAACAGATAGGTCACAACATTATCTGAGTAAGCATCTTGGTCGCTTGAAcgcagtatttttttttttcttatgcaaaGTGGCTGGATTATGGCATCTTTAGAAACATATTTTTGCAACGATTGAAAAACAATGAGACAAAAGTATACGTCTAGCCATCACTACATtttagatgctaatgaatttagacatatatataaaacatattcattaatCTATGGATAGATCTAGATagaaccaaaacatcttatagtgtggaggagagagagaatcttatatataaaaaaatctgttctccaaaaataaacaaaacagttAACAGGGAAACCTGGAGATCAAGTTCGTTATATAGATCCTTCACTTTGGCAACACAAGCAGGATCTGACTTCCCGTAATTTTCCTGCAAGCATGCCATTCAAAGAATAAAGACGTCATGCTTAACTATGCAATATAGTGCAGTATTGCGTGGGCCTTACAAACAAgacttttttttgcttctcaTCAGCACGCTCGAGTGCTTGAACAAATAACCAAGAACACTTGAACTCTTCAATGTCACTTCCAATCTGTGATAAGATTGTTTGGGAATCAATTCAGAAGAACTTTTGATAGTACTAGAGTGATGAAATTTGTAATGATACTGCAAGTGATGTACTTGCCTTGCCAATAACTTCTGGTTCACCAAAACAGTCTAAATAATCGTCCTGGAAGGAAAATCTTACTAGTGATACCAGGatgaaaacagaaaaaccaaaaagagaaaagcGCTCAAGTGGAAAAGAgaataaaagtataaaacatCAGGATGATCTTTACCTGGCTTTGAAAGTAGACACCCATTTCAACTAGGATGTGCTTCACTTGAACATAATCGTCCAATCTCTCCCCAAAAAACAGCAGTGCACAGGCAACCTtgtaaggttaaaaaaattctgcTGCTCGTGAATACCAACCAAAAACAACCACAAACTCAACCTCAATACAAGTGTATAGCATTTTCTCCACAATATGAATTGAAAAATGCCTGTTGTTTATAGAACCATTCATTTTGAGCTATATGTACTCCTGTTGGTTGTGTACACTTTTGTGGAGTGTAGAGGCCGCCAGAgcatccattatctaaaaaatacttatcCTGTTTGTGAGAAACCATGCTCACATGGTACAGTGAAAGCTGACCATTTGAATTAGGTTTCTAATTCTAATTTGATTAGATAAGTATTGGAACAATGTAAAGTAGTCACTAACAATGTAATATTCACAGAAGGTAGAAAACATTTCCAAGAGGCAGCAAAAGCAGAAACATTTTCAGTTTGCAGATATTGACGAGCAATCGCCTGAAGCGATgctataaaaatttcaaaacattACATAGGGGGCGTTATTTTTTACCGGAAGATAAAATGAATAGTAAGCTGTCTTGTATTCCACAATGCGCCTATATCTGCATAAAATTCCAAAATGACCATTACCAGGAAGAAGATTAAATATGAAACTGACAAATAAATGTCTTCTAGGGCACTGTGCAAGAACAGtatgtaaatgtttttttttttcgggaATATGCAGATTGTGCATCTTTGTATTAAGATCAGGGGTGCAAGTTCAGGCAATGTCAATGTCAGTATGGCGCAAGTTCAGGCAATGTCAATGTCAGTATGACACCGCTGAGAAATTCATGATCCAGTGACATACACATGTACATTATACTTGTTCAGATTTTTCCTTCCTTCATTTGTTGTAATTTGATCCAATAACTGGCCTGAAGTTGTCTGAAACTCAACCTAGGGAGGAAGCAAAAGCATAATGCTTCAGTAACGAAGTTGGTTCTCAAATACAGTGATAGAAATTCTAAGAATGTAAAACTACCTCGTTGAATAAATCTAGCAGATCAACATAGtaacttttcccaaaaaaataGCGCCTAAACATCCTTGAAATTTGGCTGCGAAGAACGAGTCCATCATTTATAGCTATGAGGCCGACCTGGTCAAGGTAGAAAATATGAACTAATCACCATTTaagcaaaatataaacaacatTTATCTACATATCTACATCATTCCTGGCATCTTGTGCTACTTACTAGATAATCAGGCAAATACCATGATCGCACCTGTCCCTATTGTGGAATTGCGCCATGCTTTCgtcaacataaataatatctaAGACTGAGAACAATATTATGTTGCCCTTTCTTTAGTTGGTAGTATAAAAGTACAATATTCTAATGAACACTTGAGCATCTAAAGTATACATAAGGCCATTCTACGTGGGGGTAACAAGTTACTCCTACTTCACAAACCTTGGGAAGCCTAAACCAGCAGGGTTTTCCTCGTCGAGTTTGTGAGTTATCCATAATATCATCAAGAACCAGGAAATAGGCCTGAAGCTGCATGTTACTCAAAGAACAATTCAGTTTAGAAAACAATCTTGCTAGTATGGCCGTTTCATAATCCCCAGGTCGCTAAATCATACAAGTATCATATACCCATTCAATGCCCCAACCAAGGATGCATGCAAGAAACAATTCCTCCTCGCTCGGTTCAGTTTTGCCCGCAGCTTTCAGTAATTTGTAGCTGTCAACAACAGCTAAGCCACGGTTCAGTTTTCCTGTACAGGAGCAGATCTAAATCACTTGGCAACCACAAATACCAATGTGCCATTATCTCTAGCTCGTAGTAGGAAATATCATGTTTTGCTCAGTTGCTCACCACCAAGCACGTTGTAGTCCAGCATCTGTTGAGAGAGAAGgttcaataaaattttcagcTGAATACTTTAACAAACAGTTGTACcaaagctaaacagaaaaaaaagatccaaTATTTCATAAACTGTAGTCTAATTAAGGACAGTGCGAAAAAACCTAGAGGAGTTACGAGTAGCACTGACGCTCTCGATCCACTGGACGGCGTCGTCGTTGAAGTCGAATGACGGGTCCTGGAGAAGCTCGGCCTTGAGGGTGTCGTACACCCGCCGGAACGTCGCGGCCGCCGTCTCAGCCGGCGGTTCGCTCGCCCCAGCCCCCTCGGCGGCCATAgaccccctccgccgccccgcgTGTGGTTGTCAAGCAGCGGCGGGCAGAGCGGAGCAGAGGAGAGACGATCGAAGAGCGTGCGGCCCGCCCAAACCGATGGCGATCGCGGCCGGTGCACGCGCGGCCAATCGATCTCCTGTGGTGTGGTGGTCGTGCTGCGTCGagaacttttgtttttgttttggcgGCTTCTTCGATTTGCTGCTTACTATGAATGCGGTGCGCGCAGCGCATGTGTGCGCGGAGCGacaccggcggccgccgcggggggCGGGAGTGGGGAGGCGCTCTCGtggggtcgtcgtcgtcgtcctcctcctcctcgacgccGCGATCAGACGGCGACGTGGTTTGTCGTCCCCGCCTGAAGGATCGGCACGTGTCTCACGGGAAATTTCTCCCGCATCTCTCCGCCGCTCCTTCGATCCTGAGGCCGTGAAGGACTCAAAAAGGTATTTCAGACTTGCAACACTGTCGAGTGTCGAGTTACAGCATTTCAGGCGTGCGTACGTTCAATCTCCAGGTAGAAAGGGATGAAGattcatccaaaaaattcGAACTTGGGAACAGGTGAGGCAGCCCATGAATTGATGGGTAATATACTAGTAGAACAGCAGGATGAAATTGCTCTTGGCTGACCTAGCAAATAAAACTGgttctgaacttctgatgAACCATGGGCACTTGACGCTGGACTTATAGCTATACAAGAGCAATCCAGAGTTTCAGAGTCAGGGATGATCGTTTgcctttttcaaaaaaaaaaaaacaaacacaaacaaacaacatatttaaaacaaaaaataatttgtgaaaaaaatatgttttattagtGATCTGAAAGTtagactggaaaataaactacagtaaaaaccctaaaatcaattttaaatgtaagattaaaattttaaattttggcttatgaaCGTAAACAGAAGCGGAAAGATGAGTTGCAAAACTTCAGACTACTGTGGCGATTCTAGCTTCTAACTCTCGAGAACCAACAGCGGCAGAGGACAATTGCATGCTTGCAGTAAGGGTTGCCCTGGTTAAGCTTGCTCATCCGCGGAGAAGTGCTGTGAGTACCGCTGCGCCAATCCGCATAGGCCAAGGGTACCGCCCGTATGGATCATCACCACTTTGGTTTTACTGTCTCCAACGCACAGATCCACAGCTTGCTCCCAACCAGCTAAGGTGTACATTGGATCCAGCAGGACACCAGTTTGCTGCGCAATCTGGCGGCATAATGCAATTTCACCGTTCAGCACCTTGCCAAAtctgaaaaaggaaaatgtcCCAATGGAAGCCAATAGTTGAGCGCAAGTTCTAAAGGCATGAGGACATAATTATTCACCAAAACGGATAAGAACCAGAATATCAAGTGCACTTCAATTGCAGATTAAATGTTACTACCGagtaaataaattactaaatactAACAAGAAAATTATTACTTAGTAAATGAACACCCCCAAATCACAAATCATGAATATATCCCAAATGTTAACACACTCAGAATAAATTACAGAACATATCAAGCAAGCCATAAGCATCCAACTGCACAACACATTTTTTTGGTATGGAAATGCCTTGAAAATGACCCAGCATTGTATTGCATCGAACACTTGAGAAAGcagcaaatatttattattcaaTAAAATGAATTCTCAGTAAAATGCtgcatattttaattaattgattgaaGCATACCTTCTTGGTGAAAATCGTTCCACCCATTCAACTAAATTGTCACCAATATCATTTTCTCCCACCATTTCATGGCAGTTATGGCAAAGCTTCTTAAAGTCAGATATTAAAGCCTTCTCTCGTTCTTTATATCTTTCAAGTGTGTCAGCAAGCATGACAGCAGTTACTCTCCAAGGCAATCTGCAagaatcatgaaaaaaaaactgtgatCTATAGCAAAGACGCATGGAAAAAGCAACATCATAGACAAGGGAATACTAGGAGATGAACATTTTGATTGACATGGTTTTTAATTAGTATTGCTTAACCAAGTTAAAATACACCAAATATGTACCAGACATTAATGTATCCCTTTTTCTCTATGATAGATCAAGTGTAAGAACTGCTGTCATTGTTGTGCTTTAGATATTCCAAAAGTATCTCCAACATTAAGAAAGCCTTTATATTAAAGATATGGAGAATCATCATACCTCTCATACCATTAGGTAATCACAAAAGTTCAAAGTGTACAAAAGCTGAAATGATAATTCTCAATTTATTCTGACATGATGTAAAGTCAGTATATGCAGGTAGTATTAACAAACGCACCCTAGACATACCGCTCCAAGAGCTAACCCCACAGCCGTTGTGCCTGTCCCAGCATCTACCACGACATGAACATTCTCATGTTTCTGAAATGACGACAGATTGTAAAGGTATTCCACTAGCCGAATAACACCTGAAGGTACAAGAAAGCAAGGTAAAACATGCAAGATTTCCTTTACTTTTCTTCTGGACCCAAGCTAAAGGTTGCCGATTAAcaagtgaaaagaaaagaacacacTGTAGAAGCAAAATTGACTGCACTGATCCTAATACTCAAAGTGAAATTTTCGACCACAAAGCAAATATAGCAATAAAAGGACACATATGCATTCAAAGTTAGCGTATTAAATTATTCTGTTGTTGAAAAGTAATTTCTATTGATGAACATAACTTGAACTCAGgagttgaagaaaaaaaacagttcatTACTTACCTAGCAATGCTTGGACATTACCAGCCCCTTCCTTAATAATAACAACTCTTCTCGAACCAATTTCACAATTGTCTTCATCTAAAACAAAATCCTCTCTGCCAATATCATCAGCCCATAACACTGTACCACCTGTACCTGCAACTTTTCTGGCATGGTCGTAAAGCATTTCATCTCTGTGTGCATACACTGACCGAGACACATATGTCACATTGCCGAACATCAAAGAGATCAGATTGTAGCCTGTCGGGACATCTGGCTGTTCACCTCTCAAGAGTATGTGTGGCCTCATTCCCCACTCAGCACAGTGGACCGCTAATgcagcaaataaaaaaaaagtgaatgcTATGAGAAAAGCAACATTTATGTCAGACATACGAATTCAAGAAAGGAAAGCTTAATCAAGAGACAAATTTGCAGGACCAAGAGATCAATTTTGCACACATTTAGCGGAATGGTATCTTGCGGAAGTTTATATGATCCTAACCCATGTAACGAAACAACTTGGAATAAACAGACAGATTCAAGTGGAAAGAAGATAGCAAAAGGAGCAGTAATCACCAGTGGCCGCAGCATGGGCGCTCTGGCAACCCCCACATGTCACCTGCAATCCGAAGTCCAGAACAATGAAGATTATCTGATTGAAAAGCAAGATGGTGAAGGGGAATGCGGGCGGCGAGTACGGACAACGTCAGTAgcgccacggcggcgcagGAGCGGCAGGAGGGCGTCGAGCTTGCGGGCCTTGTTGCCATTGGCGAGCGGGTGGAGGAGGTCGTCGCGCACCACCTCGAACCTTGggctcccctcctcttccccctTACCTCCGTGGCGCTTAGGCGCGGTGGTGAGGTTGGAGAAGGCGAGGTGGTGAGGAGGGGACGGCAGCGAGTGGGAGGGGCGGACGGAGATGGTGTGGACTTGGGTGGCCGGAGAAGGAAGCATCCACTCCGTGGCGGAGAGAAGGTTCgcaacgccggcggcgagcgccggcgctGGCCGCATGAGATGGgcagatggcggcggcgggagacgGCCGCAGTCTACAGCTCGCGGGGTCACGTAAAGGCAAAGTACGCCTTCATGTGGCGTTGGCGGAGAGCGAAACAGAACAAGTCCCACCGCCGTTCTTCGTGCATACCGATGGTAAAGCGgcgttttttctttgtttatttaaaaaaaatgtcattgattttttctaaattataatgatCCATCTAGTAtcatttttataacttttagtgataattttttaataatattttaaaccagtaataaatttgtaattgtctttttttttctttctgaccATATTAGTTGTCAGCTTTTAgcattttataaattactaatcagtatatatgttttaaaaaaacttatataaaagttaattatatcatatttctaaattatatttttaactttatagtggttaatccattattttatatcatgaaataactataataaaaaataattaatatatcgtCTTTCGTCTAACAAACACGTTCCTAACTTATATTTACATACACAAAACAGTGAAGTGAACTTTGCGGGAGACggcaatcaaaattttagtgacGTGATGGCATCATGCATGTGACATGCGGCAATTCAAGTGAGCATTCCATCTATTCTAAATTACCTTTGGATTTTTAGTCAAAATTAaggaaaaatgtaaaattagaTGAAGAATAATTATGATGATCGAGTTGAAGTGagaaaacatgtaaaaaagttaaacaagtTTATGATTGGTTAAGATGAAGTAGccatattttaggataaattttaaatgctaAAGATAACTCGGAGAAAATacttactactccctccgttttataatgtaagatgtttgattttttttatgtttgaccatttgttttattcaaaaaattatagaaatatcatttattttacttattttattatcaaaagaactttaagtacaacttgtcattttttatatttgtactaaaatattgaattagacgaatggtcaaatgttgcttaaaaaagttaaatatcttatattataaaacgaagaTAGTAACTgacaaattttaataatatgttcTAACGATAAGGATTCGAGCTCCAGTTCTAACTATTTAGTAGAGAAGAATAAATGGGAGAACAAATCGCCACTTGGAGACAACAACTAGCGATGGAAACATACCTATTGCCACGATGTCTTGTTCCCATCAGATACGCAAGTGATTGCCATGCCTTGATGGCACTATGGCAATCACCTCACAGCCAAGTGAAAGGCAATCAATATTGagagagactttttttttccagaagaAAAAGGATTTACTCGGCTGAAACATGCAGGTTAATTATGTCTTGCAACCATCTTAGGCCATAGAGTAA
This is a stretch of genomic DNA from Oryza brachyantha chromosome 1, ObraRS2, whole genome shotgun sequence. It encodes these proteins:
- the LOC102712672 gene encoding putative D-cysteine desulfhydrase 2, mitochondrial, which gives rise to MRPAPALAAGVANLLSATEWMLPSPATQVHTISVRPSHSLPSPPHHLAFSNLTTAPKRHGGKGEEEGSPRFEVVRDDLLHPLANGNKARKLDALLPLLRRRGATDVVTCGGCQSAHAAATAVHCAEWGMRPHILLRGEQPDVPTGYNLISLMFGNVTYVSRSVYAHRDEMLYDHARKVAGTGGTVLWADDIGREDFVLDEDNCEIGSRRVVIIKEGAGNVQALLGVIRLVEYLYNLSSFQKHENVHVVVDAGTGTTAVGLALGAVCLGLPWRVTAVMLADTLERYKEREKALISDFKKLCHNCHEMVGENDIGDNLVEWVERFSPRRFGKVLNGEIALCRQIAQQTGVLLDPMYTLAGWEQAVDLCVGDSKTKVVMIHTGGTLGLCGLAQRYSQHFSADDYKSSVKCPWFIRSSEPVLFARQPHAGRRRGSMAAEGAGASEPPAETAAATFRRVYDTLKAELLQDPSFDFNDDAVQWIESMLDYNVLGGKLNRGLAVVDSYKLLKAAGKTEPSEEELFLACILGWGIEWLQAYFLVLDDIMDNSQTRRGKPCWFRLPKVGLIAINDGLVLRSQISRMFRRYFFGKSYYVDLLDLFNEVEFQTTSGQLLDQITTNEGRKNLNKYNVHVYRRIVEYKTAYYSFYLPVACALLFFGERLDDYVQVKHILVEMGVYFQSQDDYLDCFGEPEVIGKIGSDIEEFKCSWLFVQALERADEKQKKVLFENYGKSDPACVAKVKDLYNELDLQRVFSEYEKESYGSLISAIEAQPKEAVREVLKSFLHRIYKRSK